In one window of Rathayibacter caricis DSM 15933 DNA:
- a CDS encoding TetR/AcrR family transcriptional regulator codes for MNVEIDSRLRADAERNRGRITDAARHLFATQGLDVSMASVARAAGVGKATLARRFATQGDLIAAVFEDRMRAYVRATELALAESDPWLGFVHYIEGVCSMQAADRGFADVLTTSFNGADLLEELRVQAYKGFLEVIERARSTGHLRADFVSEDLFVILLANAAVVAATADVTDAAWRRLVGHMLRAFATPDAPLPPLPPAPSSADLEKAMSRIGVSKA; via the coding sequence ATGAACGTTGAGATCGATTCGAGATTGCGTGCCGATGCGGAACGGAACCGGGGTCGGATCACTGATGCTGCACGTCATCTCTTTGCAACGCAGGGGCTCGATGTCTCCATGGCGTCGGTCGCCCGGGCAGCCGGAGTGGGAAAGGCGACCCTTGCGCGCCGCTTCGCCACCCAGGGCGATCTGATCGCAGCGGTGTTCGAGGACAGAATGCGCGCCTACGTTCGAGCGACCGAGCTCGCCCTTGCAGAATCCGACCCCTGGCTGGGCTTCGTTCATTACATCGAGGGGGTCTGCTCGATGCAGGCTGCCGACCGCGGCTTCGCCGACGTCTTGACGACGTCATTCAACGGTGCGGACCTACTCGAGGAGCTTCGAGTGCAGGCCTACAAAGGGTTCTTGGAGGTGATCGAACGCGCTCGGTCCACGGGGCATCTCCGAGCAGATTTCGTCTCAGAGGACCTCTTTGTCATCCTCCTTGCAAACGCGGCTGTCGTCGCGGCGACCGCCGACGTCACCGATGCCGCATGGAGGCGTCTCGTCGGTCACATGCTGAGGGCGTTCGCCACGCCCGATGCGCCGCTCCCGCCACTGCCCCCAGCCCCCTCCTCGGCAGATCTCGAGAAGGCGATGTCCAGGATCGGCGTGTCGAAGGCGTGA
- a CDS encoding adenosylhomocysteinase, whose amino-acid sequence MPITQLLADPASRWALEHMPLTAQAVREVAPVLRGKKLAMCLHVEPKTAALVSLLVNAGMDIALTGSPGTTKDEVADDLRRIGVTVHTRQSDDEAQHARNLEKVLEHDPDLTLDNGGDLTLRLINAGTPEQYLGGTEETTTGGIRLREHDRSLGRPVIVINDSPLKLIVENEYGVGQSVIQGFMNATNLMIPGTRAAVIGYGPCGRGVADTLAQLGARVSIADVDPIRSLQAILRGHRVGSIEDVLSDAQFVFTATGAPGVIGAAEIEAFADGAVIAGVGHFPWEIDEEALTAATESVTEFAAEGRRQGIRLKNGKQIIRLERGRMINLTAASGNPIQAMDLGLTLQVRSHAAVITDPLDAVVQPVPPKVEHRIATDLVALLTSR is encoded by the coding sequence ATGCCCATCACGCAACTCCTCGCCGACCCAGCCAGCCGTTGGGCCCTGGAACACATGCCGTTGACAGCGCAGGCTGTACGCGAGGTCGCTCCAGTCCTGCGCGGGAAGAAGCTGGCTATGTGCCTTCATGTCGAGCCGAAGACCGCCGCTCTGGTCTCGCTACTTGTCAACGCCGGCATGGATATCGCCCTCACCGGGTCCCCTGGAACGACGAAGGACGAGGTCGCCGACGATCTCCGCCGCATCGGCGTCACGGTGCACACGAGGCAGAGCGATGACGAAGCGCAGCATGCACGCAACCTTGAGAAGGTCCTCGAACATGACCCGGATCTCACGCTCGACAACGGTGGGGACCTGACCCTGCGGCTGATCAATGCAGGTACGCCGGAGCAGTACCTCGGCGGCACCGAGGAGACGACGACCGGCGGCATCCGCCTCCGAGAGCACGACAGGTCGCTTGGTCGACCCGTGATCGTCATCAACGATTCGCCCCTCAAGCTGATCGTCGAGAATGAGTACGGCGTTGGCCAGAGCGTGATCCAAGGCTTCATGAACGCGACCAACCTGATGATTCCCGGCACCCGAGCGGCCGTCATCGGCTACGGACCGTGCGGCCGAGGCGTGGCTGACACCCTCGCTCAGCTCGGAGCACGAGTCTCCATCGCGGACGTGGACCCGATCCGGTCCCTGCAAGCCATCCTCCGCGGGCACCGCGTCGGGTCCATCGAAGACGTTCTCTCCGACGCCCAGTTCGTTTTCACTGCGACCGGGGCACCAGGAGTAATCGGAGCGGCCGAAATCGAAGCGTTCGCCGATGGCGCGGTCATAGCCGGAGTAGGCCACTTCCCATGGGAGATCGACGAGGAGGCGCTGACGGCCGCCACCGAATCGGTGACCGAGTTCGCCGCCGAGGGCCGTCGGCAGGGCATCCGCCTGAAGAACGGCAAGCAGATCATCCGCTTAGAGCGCGGCCGAATGATCAATCTCACTGCCGCCAGCGGCAATCCCATCCAGGCAATGGACCTCGGACTCACCCTCCAAGTGCGCAGCCATGCCGCTGTCATCACCGACCCGCTCGACGCCGTTGTGCAGCCCGTTCCACCGAAAGTGGAGCACCGCATCGCGACGGATCTCGTCGCGCTCTTGACTTCTCGGTAG
- a CDS encoding TetR/AcrR family transcriptional regulator produces MDTSPRPLRADAERNRQAILCAAGTLFAEEGVGVTLERIAAAAGVGVGTIYRRYATVDALIAVVLEEKMRRYADRTEEAAVQALEDPWEAFRDWVLFIVEQQATDLAFGDVTLSGEGSALFRSETRRALRASLTLVARARAAGAIRPDFHHTDLILLQHANAGLVRTTHHEAPEAWRRFADYMLQSFRVSGGPLADPPAVWMRPRTT; encoded by the coding sequence ATGGACACGTCCCCCAGACCCCTGCGTGCCGACGCGGAACGCAATCGGCAGGCGATCCTCTGTGCTGCCGGGACGCTCTTCGCCGAGGAGGGCGTAGGGGTCACCCTCGAGCGCATTGCGGCTGCCGCCGGAGTCGGTGTGGGCACCATCTACCGCCGCTACGCGACTGTCGACGCGCTCATCGCAGTGGTGTTGGAAGAGAAGATGCGCCGATACGCGGATCGCACGGAAGAGGCCGCCGTTCAGGCTCTCGAGGATCCATGGGAGGCGTTCCGCGACTGGGTGCTCTTCATCGTCGAGCAGCAGGCGACGGACCTCGCATTCGGCGATGTGACGCTCTCGGGCGAGGGCAGCGCCCTCTTCCGCTCAGAAACGCGCCGCGCCCTTCGCGCCTCCCTCACACTCGTCGCACGGGCACGCGCAGCGGGCGCCATCCGGCCCGACTTCCACCACACAGACCTAATACTGCTCCAGCACGCGAATGCTGGACTCGTGCGGACGACCCACCACGAAGCCCCAGAGGCGTGGCGGCGATTCGCCGATTACATGCTGCAATCGTTCCGCGTCTCCGGCGGGCCGCTCGCGGATCCGCCCGCCGTCTGGATGCGCCCGCGCACAACCTGA
- a CDS encoding NADP-dependent oxidoreductase has protein sequence MKVYALQDFDQAPEVIEVALPEPLEGEVRVRVHAASVNGFDLAVAAGYLRGAMEHRFPVVLGKDFAGVIDALGSGVDGFAVGDRVFGVVSKAVLGDGSIGEYVTVPAAMGIAKLPEGIGFTEAAALGLAGTAAFDAISAAGDLKGTTVLVVGATGGVGQQAIQLAVTAGAEVIGTASSAEGVDLITRLGASAILYNSEATGDLETQLATLHLGGVNVVLHFAGDPLALAPLVKRGGKFISTMVQNPADVPAPGVEVVSIYASPTADTLSRIAQRHAEEHTTVTVQRVYELDQAGRAFGDFASGTLGKLVIAID, from the coding sequence ATGAAGGTTTACGCCCTGCAGGATTTTGACCAGGCCCCGGAGGTCATCGAGGTCGCTCTCCCCGAGCCTCTCGAAGGCGAGGTTCGTGTTCGCGTTCACGCGGCGTCGGTCAACGGTTTCGATCTCGCCGTAGCGGCCGGGTATCTCCGAGGAGCGATGGAGCATCGGTTCCCCGTGGTCCTGGGGAAGGACTTCGCCGGAGTGATCGACGCGCTCGGGAGCGGCGTCGACGGATTCGCCGTCGGCGACCGCGTCTTCGGAGTGGTCTCGAAGGCAGTGCTGGGCGACGGCTCGATCGGTGAGTACGTGACGGTTCCTGCCGCAATGGGCATCGCGAAGCTCCCCGAGGGCATCGGGTTCACCGAAGCCGCTGCTCTCGGACTCGCCGGCACGGCAGCGTTCGACGCTATCAGCGCCGCCGGAGATCTCAAGGGAACGACCGTTCTTGTCGTCGGCGCAACCGGAGGCGTCGGTCAGCAGGCAATTCAGCTCGCGGTCACGGCCGGTGCCGAGGTCATCGGAACGGCGTCATCTGCCGAGGGCGTCGATCTCATCACCAGACTGGGTGCGAGCGCAATCCTGTACAACTCGGAAGCAACGGGAGACCTCGAAACGCAACTCGCGACCCTCCACCTCGGGGGAGTGAACGTCGTTCTCCACTTCGCCGGCGACCCGCTCGCACTAGCTCCGCTGGTCAAGCGCGGCGGGAAGTTCATCTCCACCATGGTTCAGAACCCAGCGGACGTCCCTGCACCGGGCGTAGAGGTCGTCTCGATCTACGCCTCACCGACAGCCGACACTCTCAGCCGCATTGCCCAGCGCCACGCGGAGGAGCACACCACGGTCACCGTCCAGCGTGTCTATGAGCTCGACCAGGCCGGTCGGGCGTTCGGCGACTTCGCCTCCGGCACTCTTGGCAAACTCGTCATCGCCATCGACTAG
- a CDS encoding LLM class flavin-dependent oxidoreductase, which produces MELGVFSLSDIYSNGPDTAASRTRDIISYGILAEQHGLDVFGIGEHHTRAFAVSSPAVVHAAIARATSRITLTTTSTLLPVLDPVRLYQDFATLDLISDGRAEISAGRSAFIEPFTLFGQDIAQYDALFAEKLDLLLRLRDEDTVTWQGHFRAPLHDAEANPQPVGPLPIWIAVGGTPSSVLRAGRLGLPMILGLIGGTLDHAKRLVDLYRSAGQDAGHSAETLKVGISSHFYVGATQEQALEDFHPYYHRYLSPDTNGGRGWYVDRAQMTQVAARRGALMVGGPEQIARKILDLRSELGADRFLGQVDLGGIPQQMVSDSIARFGDIVAPAIRHAVTG; this is translated from the coding sequence ATGGAACTCGGCGTCTTCTCGCTCTCCGACATCTACTCGAACGGTCCCGACACGGCGGCCAGCCGAACGAGGGACATCATCTCTTACGGCATCCTCGCCGAGCAGCACGGGCTCGACGTGTTCGGCATCGGCGAGCATCACACCCGGGCATTCGCCGTCTCGTCACCCGCGGTCGTGCATGCAGCGATCGCTCGAGCCACGAGCCGGATCACGCTGACAACGACTTCGACGCTGCTGCCCGTGCTGGATCCGGTGCGTCTGTACCAGGACTTCGCAACTCTCGACCTCATCAGCGACGGCCGCGCCGAAATCAGCGCCGGCCGCAGCGCATTCATTGAGCCCTTCACGCTCTTCGGCCAGGACATCGCTCAGTACGACGCGCTATTCGCTGAGAAGCTCGATCTCCTTCTGCGCCTGAGGGACGAGGACACCGTCACCTGGCAGGGCCACTTCCGCGCCCCTCTGCACGATGCTGAGGCCAACCCGCAACCCGTCGGTCCCCTGCCGATCTGGATCGCAGTCGGCGGCACACCGTCCTCCGTGCTCCGCGCCGGACGCCTCGGCCTCCCGATGATCCTCGGCCTGATCGGCGGGACTCTGGACCACGCGAAGCGCCTCGTCGATCTGTACCGCTCCGCTGGCCAGGATGCAGGCCACTCCGCCGAAACCCTCAAGGTCGGCATCAGCAGTCACTTCTACGTCGGAGCGACCCAGGAGCAAGCGCTCGAAGATTTCCATCCCTACTACCACCGCTACTTATCACCCGACACGAACGGCGGTCGAGGTTGGTACGTGGACCGCGCCCAGATGACTCAGGTCGCCGCCCGCCGCGGCGCTCTCATGGTCGGCGGTCCGGAGCAGATCGCGAGGAAGATCCTCGACCTTCGCAGCGAGCTCGGCGCAGACCGCTTCCTCGGACAAGTCGACCTCGGCGGCATACCCCAGCAGATGGTCTCCGACTCGATCGCCCGCTTCGGCGACATCGTCGCACCTGCCATCCGCCACGCCGTCACCGGCTAA
- a CDS encoding NmrA family NAD(P)-binding protein, with protein sequence MTIAIIGATGSFGGDIINALLARGVDPPELLALGRNSNRLDELQSRGLRTAAIDISEETVAVTALTGVDTLLLISIGAPGEGLALRTAAVNAAKVAGVKHLVYTSALQASTTTFVLASEHAATEEVVIASGIPPTFVRVGWYTENLQQDFESARASEVIANSIGAGRLATAPRRDMAEAIAVVLTTPGQEGLTYELSGDVAWDYTEFAEAAKEVLGAPVRYDALTPEQEREMLTEAGLDEQTVSFIGMLNTGLREGTQASTTGDLARLIARPTTTLVQSLRNWR encoded by the coding sequence ATGACAATTGCGATCATCGGCGCCACCGGCAGCTTCGGCGGCGACATCATCAACGCCCTCCTCGCACGCGGAGTCGATCCCCCTGAACTGCTCGCCCTAGGTCGAAACAGCAACCGCCTCGACGAACTCCAAAGCCGCGGTCTGAGGACCGCCGCCATCGACATCTCCGAGGAGACGGTCGCCGTGACCGCCCTCACCGGAGTCGACACGCTTCTTCTGATTTCCATCGGAGCTCCGGGTGAAGGCCTCGCCCTGCGCACTGCTGCCGTGAATGCCGCCAAGGTAGCAGGAGTCAAGCACCTGGTTTACACCTCCGCGCTACAGGCCTCGACCACGACCTTCGTTCTCGCCTCCGAACACGCTGCCACGGAGGAGGTCGTAATCGCCTCCGGTATCCCGCCGACATTCGTCCGCGTCGGCTGGTACACAGAGAATCTGCAGCAGGACTTCGAGAGCGCCCGCGCTAGCGAAGTCATTGCAAATAGCATCGGCGCCGGGCGCCTCGCGACCGCGCCACGCCGCGACATGGCAGAAGCAATCGCCGTCGTGCTGACCACCCCGGGTCAGGAAGGTTTGACATACGAGCTGTCGGGTGACGTCGCGTGGGATTACACCGAGTTCGCTGAGGCAGCGAAGGAGGTACTCGGTGCGCCAGTCCGCTACGACGCTCTCACTCCAGAGCAGGAGCGAGAGATGCTGACCGAAGCGGGCCTCGACGAGCAGACCGTCAGCTTCATCGGAATGCTGAACACCGGCCTGCGCGAGGGCACCCAGGCCTCAACCACCGGCGACCTCGCCCGGCTGATAGCCCGGCCGACGACAACGCTGGTTCAGTCCCTCCGCAACTGGAGGTGA
- a CDS encoding alpha/beta fold hydrolase: MTSPAVPESMFFETSDGVKIAYRRWGDRGGPVTVLHHGLTSDSLAEWKTPLVLGVLIDAGHHVLTLDARGHGASDTPHEISSYGLSRMVADLVELLDEVAADVEIRLVGYSLGAVVVLHACAELGQRVSRLVLGGVGSGIVEMDGLDTRVLNLAGLAEAFSADDASEIDDPELAAWRTQAYSAGADLKAISAVAAALRPEPAPLAEITVPTLVIAGLDDVLAQRPEVLSSALRRAELVLVGGSHSGARFDPDFAEAIRHFLTRSAE; this comes from the coding sequence GTGACCAGCCCAGCCGTGCCCGAATCGATGTTCTTCGAAACCAGTGACGGAGTGAAGATCGCCTACCGGCGGTGGGGGGACCGCGGCGGGCCGGTCACCGTGCTGCATCACGGCCTCACCTCGGACAGCCTCGCGGAGTGGAAGACCCCACTCGTGCTGGGAGTGCTGATCGACGCAGGACACCATGTGCTCACCCTCGACGCACGCGGCCACGGCGCTTCCGATACGCCGCATGAAATTTCTTCCTATGGACTGTCACGCATGGTCGCTGATCTCGTCGAACTCCTCGACGAGGTGGCGGCGGATGTCGAGATCCGCCTGGTCGGATACTCGCTGGGTGCGGTCGTCGTTCTCCATGCCTGCGCAGAACTCGGCCAGCGCGTCAGTCGGCTCGTGCTTGGCGGAGTGGGAAGCGGCATTGTGGAGATGGATGGGCTGGACACCCGAGTCCTCAACCTGGCTGGTTTGGCCGAGGCCTTCAGTGCAGATGATGCGTCAGAAATCGACGATCCAGAACTCGCCGCATGGCGTACTCAGGCATATTCCGCCGGCGCAGATCTCAAGGCGATCAGCGCAGTAGCAGCGGCGCTGCGGCCCGAACCCGCTCCGCTCGCAGAAATCACAGTGCCGACGCTCGTCATCGCGGGCCTTGACGATGTTCTCGCGCAACGCCCTGAGGTCCTCTCCTCGGCACTCCGCCGAGCAGAGTTGGTTCTCGTGGGCGGTAGTCACAGCGGGGCCCGATTCGATCCGGACTTCGCAGAAGCGATACGCCACTTCCTCACTCGATCTGCAGAGTGA
- a CDS encoding sugar phosphate isomerase/epimerase family protein, which translates to MSEKTYAATHPVTLFTGQWADLPFEEVARLASEWGYDGLEIAASGDHLDLRRADEDDSYVASRLEILDRHGLEVFAISNHLTGQAVCDDPIDFRHKALVRDYTWGDGDPEGVRQRAAEDMKRSARVARKLGVDVVVGFTGSKIWPYVAQFPPVPASVIEEGYEDFATRWNPILDEFDAQGVVYAHEVHPSEIAYDYWSSVRTLEAIDHRKSFGFNWDPSHMMWQNIDPVGFLWDFKDRIYHVDCKDTRMRPQNGRAGVLGSHLPWGDPRRGWDFVSTGHGDVPWEDAFRALEAIGYSGPISIEWEDAGMDRLHGAAEAVGYIRSLLWTKPTAAFDAAFSNQ; encoded by the coding sequence ATGAGTGAGAAGACCTACGCCGCCACCCACCCGGTGACCCTGTTCACCGGCCAGTGGGCCGACCTGCCCTTCGAGGAGGTGGCGCGCCTGGCCTCCGAGTGGGGCTACGACGGCCTCGAGATCGCCGCCTCCGGCGACCACCTCGACCTCCGGCGCGCCGACGAGGACGACTCGTACGTCGCGTCGCGGCTCGAGATCCTGGACCGCCACGGACTCGAGGTCTTCGCGATCTCGAACCACCTCACCGGACAGGCCGTCTGCGACGACCCGATCGACTTCCGCCACAAGGCCCTCGTCCGGGACTACACGTGGGGCGACGGCGACCCTGAGGGCGTGCGGCAGCGGGCGGCGGAGGACATGAAGCGCTCGGCCCGCGTCGCCCGCAAGCTCGGCGTCGACGTGGTCGTGGGGTTCACGGGATCCAAGATCTGGCCGTACGTGGCGCAGTTCCCGCCGGTGCCCGCCTCGGTGATCGAGGAGGGCTACGAGGACTTCGCGACGCGCTGGAATCCGATCCTGGACGAGTTCGACGCGCAGGGCGTGGTCTACGCGCACGAGGTGCACCCGTCCGAGATCGCCTACGACTACTGGTCGAGCGTGCGGACGCTCGAGGCGATCGACCACCGGAAGTCGTTCGGCTTCAACTGGGATCCGTCGCACATGATGTGGCAGAACATCGACCCGGTCGGGTTCCTCTGGGACTTCAAGGACCGGATCTACCACGTCGACTGCAAGGACACGCGGATGCGTCCGCAGAACGGCCGCGCGGGCGTGCTCGGCTCGCACCTGCCGTGGGGCGACCCGCGGCGCGGCTGGGACTTCGTGTCGACCGGGCACGGCGACGTGCCGTGGGAGGACGCGTTCCGGGCGCTCGAGGCGATCGGCTACTCCGGCCCGATCTCGATCGAGTGGGAGGACGCGGGCATGGACCGCCTGCACGGAGCGGCCGAGGCCGTGGGCTACATCCGCTCCCTGCTCTGGACGAAGCCGACCGCGGCGTTCGACGCAGCGTTCTCGAACCAATAG
- a CDS encoding Gfo/Idh/MocA family protein produces MTGHGHAEPSHARSTTTEPISAGQPAPLRVGVLGGGFMAAVHSRAARSAGAVLAGVASSSPEKGEKAAGELGFERAYADARALIEDDDIDVIHVCTPNASHAELALAAIAAGKHVVCEKPLAATVAEAESLASAASAAGIVATVPFAYRFHPMVREARARVVAGETGRLVTVRGSYLQDWLLGASEDNWRVDPAAGGRSRAFGDIGSHLVDLLEFVTGERIEALAAITSTIHAERGGRAVETEDVAGAIVRLAGGAVGTLLVSQVTAGHRNELVLEVSGLEESLRFEQELPETLWVGRRDSAVLVPRDGAILAPDAARLSIVPSGHPMGYQDAFTAFARDTYAAIAGAEVEGLPTFDDGLRAARITQAVLDAADSGAWVTVPDAL; encoded by the coding sequence ATGACCGGTCACGGCCACGCCGAGCCCTCTCACGCCCGGTCGACGACCACTGAACCGATCAGCGCTGGCCAACCGGCGCCACTGCGCGTTGGCGTGCTCGGCGGCGGGTTCATGGCCGCCGTGCACAGCCGGGCGGCCCGGAGCGCCGGCGCGGTCCTGGCCGGCGTCGCCTCCTCCAGCCCCGAGAAGGGCGAGAAGGCGGCGGGCGAGCTCGGCTTCGAGCGCGCCTACGCCGACGCGCGGGCGCTGATCGAGGACGACGACATCGACGTGATCCACGTCTGCACGCCCAACGCGTCGCACGCCGAGCTCGCCCTGGCTGCGATCGCAGCGGGGAAGCACGTGGTCTGCGAGAAGCCGCTGGCCGCGACGGTGGCCGAGGCGGAGTCGCTCGCCAGCGCCGCGTCCGCCGCGGGGATCGTCGCGACGGTGCCGTTCGCCTACCGGTTCCACCCGATGGTGCGCGAGGCGCGCGCCCGGGTCGTTGCAGGAGAGACCGGTCGACTGGTCACGGTGCGCGGCAGCTACCTGCAGGACTGGCTGCTGGGCGCGTCCGAGGACAATTGGCGCGTGGATCCGGCCGCCGGCGGGCGCTCGCGCGCCTTCGGCGACATCGGCTCGCACCTGGTCGACCTGCTCGAGTTCGTGACGGGCGAGCGGATCGAGGCTCTCGCGGCGATCACGAGCACGATCCACGCCGAGCGGGGCGGCCGCGCGGTCGAGACCGAGGACGTGGCCGGGGCGATCGTCCGTCTGGCGGGTGGCGCCGTCGGCACCCTGCTCGTCTCGCAGGTCACCGCCGGGCACCGGAACGAGCTCGTGCTGGAGGTGTCGGGACTCGAGGAGTCGCTGCGCTTCGAGCAGGAGCTGCCCGAGACACTCTGGGTCGGGCGCCGCGACAGCGCGGTGCTCGTGCCGCGCGACGGCGCGATCCTCGCTCCCGACGCGGCCCGCCTCTCGATCGTGCCCAGCGGGCATCCGATGGGCTATCAGGACGCGTTCACCGCGTTCGCCCGCGACACCTACGCTGCGATCGCCGGAGCCGAGGTCGAGGGTCTGCCGACGTTCGACGACGGACTCCGCGCCGCCCGCATCACCCAGGCCGTGCTCGACGCGGCCGACTCCGGCGCCTGGGTCACCGTGCCCGACGCGCTCTGA
- a CDS encoding sugar phosphate isomerase/epimerase family protein — MASPTDLSVQLYSVREPLAADLPATLDRLAGIGFAKVELFDFVTLAEDYRAALSASGLTAPSAHARLLGPQEGTSVDEILDIAASLGVQTVIDPHVDAARWTSADDVKAIADELNALVDSAETRGLTLGYHNHWFEFENRVNRLSAYEHLASLLDPRMLLELDTYWAAVGGDDPIEVLGRLGEKVRFLHVKDGPVSRDTLAQQPVGSGAMNIPAVLAAAPQALPVVEFDAYAGDIFEGLTASYAYLTGNNA; from the coding sequence GTGGCCTCACCCACAGACCTCTCTGTCCAGCTCTACTCGGTCCGCGAGCCCCTCGCCGCCGACCTGCCCGCCACTCTCGACCGCCTCGCCGGCATCGGCTTCGCGAAGGTCGAGCTGTTCGACTTCGTGACCCTCGCCGAGGACTACCGCGCGGCGCTTTCCGCGAGCGGGCTGACAGCTCCCAGCGCCCACGCGCGGCTGCTTGGCCCGCAAGAGGGCACCTCCGTCGACGAGATCCTCGACATCGCCGCCTCGCTCGGCGTGCAGACCGTCATCGACCCCCACGTCGACGCTGCCCGCTGGACCAGTGCCGACGACGTCAAGGCGATCGCCGACGAGCTGAACGCCCTGGTCGACTCCGCCGAGACACGCGGACTGACGCTCGGGTACCACAACCATTGGTTCGAGTTCGAGAACCGCGTCAACAGGCTGAGCGCCTACGAGCACCTTGCAAGCCTGCTCGACCCGCGCATGCTGCTCGAGCTCGACACCTACTGGGCCGCCGTCGGCGGCGACGACCCCATCGAGGTACTCGGCCGGCTCGGCGAGAAGGTCCGCTTCCTTCACGTCAAGGACGGACCCGTCTCCAGGGACACCCTGGCGCAGCAGCCAGTCGGGTCAGGTGCGATGAACATTCCTGCAGTGCTCGCCGCAGCACCGCAAGCTCTCCCAGTGGTCGAATTCGATGCCTACGCCGGCGACATCTTCGAAGGGCTCACCGCCTCCTACGCCTACCTCACCGGCAACAACGCATGA